Within the Acidobacteriota bacterium genome, the region TTGATGGCGTTGTACCCGTTGAAAATGACCCGGCTCAGCGGGTCGGTCGGCCCGGCTGGAGCGGCCTGAGCCCCCATAACAGGCGTACCAGGCGGCGCGGGCGGTTGCGCCTGTGCGGCGACGGGCAGGGCAACGAGCATGGCGAGCACGAGAACGGTCAGCAGGCGTTTCATGGGCAACTCCTTCGGCTGATGGTATTGGACGCAGCGCGGATGATGACGGTTTGGACGCCAACGTGATCGTAGCACAGCGCTGCCGGTGTCTACGGGAGCCGACCGTGGCGGGCGCCCCAGGTTCTGAGGGTCTCAGCTCGCGCCTCCGCCTCAGGTTGCGTGGTAAACCGATCGACCGCCCATGGCAGCTTCCACGTCCAGTTGACCGCATCGATGACGGCGGGCACGTTGATGCGGTTGGTCCAGCCAAACACATCCTGGATGGGCAATACGAGCAGGTCGGATCCCGATGCGTAGAGCGCCTCGAGCAACTGGTCGCGCAAGGCGGGTCCAAACCCGGCGCCGGCATCGCTTGCCGTCGCCCCGGTCGCTGTCAGCACGGCGGTCCGCACGTCCGTGTCGAGCCTGTTCCACCACGCTGCCAGCGTGTCGGTGTCGTGCGTGCCGGACGTCGCCACCGAGCACGCCGGGTAGTTGCACGGATCCCTGAACGGGCGCCCGGGAGCGAGCCATTCACGTTCCCACCTCAGCACTCGGTATCCCGGGATGTTCAGCGTGCGAAGCGCCGCGCGCACGAAATCCGGGATTGTGCCCAGGTCTTCGGCCACCACATCGGCGCCGCCGGCCATCAAGACCTGCAACACCGCCTGCCCCTGGAGGATCTGATCGGCTTCGGCAGACGGCAGGAAGTGGGGCGGCCGATCGTCGGGCGGGAACATCCATGTGCGGAACAGCCCTACAACATGATCGACGCGATAACCGTCGAACAAGTCGGCGGCGCGGCGCGCACGCGCCGCGAACCACTCGTACCGGCGGGCAGCCATCACGTCCCATCGATACATCGGCAATCGCCAGTTCTGCCCTTCGTCGCTGAACGCGTCGGGCGGCGCACCGATGGTGCCGTCAAACGAAAACAGATCCTGGTGGGCCCAGACGTCGGCGCTGTCGGCAGAGACGCCAAACGGAAAATCGCCGAACACCCTGATGTCGCGGACCGCCGCCCGGGCGCTCTGCCACTGGTCGTGCGCGATCCACTGCAGATACTGGCGGAACAGGATTTCCTGGTCGAGGTCGCGCCGCGCACGAACCAGCGCCTCGGGATCCCGGTCGCGAATCCCCGCGGGCCAGGCCTGCCACTCTTTTCCGCCGGCGACGTATTGCAGGGCGCGATAGAGCGCGTGGTCGTCTAGCCACCAGCGCTGTTCGTCGGCAAACCGTCTGAGATCGGCCGCTCTCGCGGAGTCGCGCGCCCATTCCTCCACGCGGAACCGCTCGAACGCGGCCCTCAGCGCACCGGACTTGATCGCCCGCACGTGGCTGTAGTCGACCCGCGTCGCGGCTTTCACGTCGGCGAGCATGTCACGCGATGCCGCATCGAGGGCCTGTTCGCCGCCGAGGACGTCGAAATCGGCAACGGCCGGAACCGCAATGAAGATGGGATCGAGCGCCAGCGCGCTCGTAGCCGAATAGGGCGAGCTCTGGCCCGCGGCCATTTCGTTGAGCGGCAGCAATTGCAGCAACCGCAGTCCGGCGTCGCGCATCCACCCCGCCAGTGCCGGCACGTCCGGGAACTCCCCAATTCCCCAACTGTGTGTCGATGGACACGAGGAGAGCGGAACCAACAGCCCGGCCAGGCGCCCCGTCCGGCTCCGGCCACCCGTCACTCGCTGGCCTCCACCCGGGCGAGCACCCGGGCGATTGCGCGGTCGAACACGTCAGGAGGAGGGAGCAGGCTGATGATGAGGAAGGCCTCTCTCGGGAAGTCGAAGAAATATCCGGGGTGCACCAGGACGTGATCGTGCTCGAGGATGCGGAGCACGAGCGACTCCTCGGACTGCATGGCCGGCACCTGCATCACGGCATACCAGCCGCCCTCTGACGCCAGCACGCCCACCGACGGGCAGGAGCCCGAGAGCGTCATGACGCTTCGGTAATTACGGGTGATTCGATCGCGAATCTGTGATCGAATCGACGCGCCTTCAACGAGCAGCGTCGGGAGCGCCTCCTGAACGGGCGTGGAGACCGACAGGTAGGTGTCGCAGATGAGTTCCAGGCGTTCAAGCGCGGCCTTCACGAGGGCGTCGGGGCCGTTGACGACCATCCACCCGAGCTTCAACTGCGGCAGGCCCAGCGACTTCGACAGTCCACCGAGGCCGAATGTCAGCGCCTCGCGCTGGGCCAGCACCGACGACACGCGCGGCAGTTCGACGTCCAGCACGTACTCCGCAAACACCTCGTCCCCGATGATCGCGATGTCGTGCGCCCGGCAATGCGCGGCCAGCGGCGCCAGGTCATAGCGCGACAGGTAGGATCCCGTCGGATTGTTGGGGCTCACGATGACGACGGCGCGGGTGCGCGGCGTCGTTGCCCGCTTGATGGCATCGACATCGTAGGCCCAACGCCCGTGAAAGTCGAGACGGTACGGTCTCGCCTCTACGGCATCGAGCGACGCGAGGTACTGGAACAGCGGGTAGCTCGGCACCGGCACGAGCACTTCGTCTCCCGGGTCGCAGAGCAGCTTGAACAATAGCGAATAGGCTTCGCTCGTGCTTGCCGTCAGCACGACTCGATCGCGCGAGATGGCGAATCCACGGCGCCGATAGTCGTCCACGACGGCCTGCCGCGCGGCCGGCCGGCCGAACGCCTGAGGGTGGTAGCTGAGCGCCGCTGGCGCCGCAAGCGAGTCGAGCAGCCGCGCAGGATACGTCAGCCCGACCACGGTCGGATTGGATTCCGTCAGATCGTCGATCTCGACGTCTGCACTACGCAGACGCGTAATCGCCGCCGACAGGCGGTTGGGAGCGAGATCAGAAGAGAGCCGAGAGGAGAACACGGTTGGTGTCAGTTACTTTACAACGACGCGCCGACGATGACGAAGGAACATTCAAGGGGACGCGAAGGAACCGTCTTCCCGCTGGCCGCGGACTGCACGCGAGGGGCAACAGGTAGGAATGATCACGCTTGTCGCACCGGCTGTGGTTCGGTCAGACTCAACAGCGTCCCCACCACCACGACGACGACGGCGCCGACCACGTTGTGCCAGAGGAAGGCGATTGTCGTGAAGTTCGCCACCGCGGCCACCGCCGCCATGCCGGCGATCAGGCCCCAGAAGGCACCGCGGCTGGTCGCCCGCCTGATCCCGATCGCGAGGATGAACACGCCGAGCAGCGAACCGTAGAAGAACGATCCGAACCGGTTGACCACTTCGATCAGCGATCCCAGACTCGCGGCGTAGATCGCCACCGTACACGCCACCAGGCCCCAGAATCCCGTTGCCAGCTTCGACACCAGCAGATAGTGCGCATCGGGCGCGGTCTTCCTGATGTGCCGGCGGTACACGTCAATCACCGTGGCTGTCGCGAGCGCGTTCATCTCGCCGGCGCTCGCGGACATGGCCGCCGCGAAGATGGCCGCGATAATCAGCCCGACCAGGCCGACAGGCAGTCTCGTCGTGACGAACGTCGGAAACACGTAGTTGACGTCGTTGTACTTGGCGTCACCGGTCACGTCTTTCACCAGCGCGGCTGCCTTGGCCCGCGTGTCCTTCACCCGCGCTTCCGACGCGACGAACGCGCGGCTGGCCTCGTCGGCGCGCGCTCGATCACCGCTCCGCTCCCCCTCGGCCAGCGACATCGCCGCCTGCCGCCGCACATTGAAGGCGGCCGTAAAATCCTGGTCGAGCTGCGCATATTCCGCCGCCCGGGGGCTGGCCGCGACCTTCGCCTTGAAGACCGGATTGAAGAGCATCGGCGGCTGGTTGAACAGGTAGAAGACGAAGACCAGCACGCCCACCATCAGAATGAGCGCCTGCAACGGGATCTTGACGTAGGCGCTGATCATCAGCGAACTGCGCGCCTCGTCCACGGACTTCGCCGTCAGGTACCGCTGAACCTGGCTCTGGTCGCACCCGAAGTACGACAGCATCAGGAACAAGCCGGCAATCGTGCCCGACCAGAAGGTGTACTGCTCGTGGAGCGTGAACGAGAAATCGATCGTGCGCAGCCGGCCCACCGAACCGGCGATGTGCATGGCTTCGCCGAGCGACACGTCGTGCGGCAGCCCGATGATGAGGGCCACCACGGCCGCCAGCACCCCCGAGATCACCACGACCATCTGCTTGACGTCGGTCCACGCCACGGCCTGCACGCCGCCGAACATGGTGTAGAGGGCGGTCGGCACGCCAATGGCGAGCACGGTCAGGTACAGGTTCCACCCGAGCACGATCGAGAGGATCACGGCGGGCGCCGAGATGATGACGCCGGTGGACATGCTCCGCGACGCCAGAAACAACAGGCTCGCCAGGGCGCGTGTTTTCGCGTCGAATCGCCGCTCGAGGTACTCGTAAGCCGTGTAGACGTGCGCCCGATAGAAAAACGGCACGATCGTGACCGACAGGATGATCATCGCAATCGGCAGCCCGAAGTAGAACTGCACGAAGCGCATCCCGTCGGCGTACGCCTGGCCCGTCGTCCCAACCAGCGTGATGGCGCTCATCTGGGTGGCCATCACCGACAGCCCGGCGGCCCACCACGGCAGGCTGCGGTTGGCCAGAAAGTAGCCTTCCACCTGATCCGCCGATTTCGTCCGCTTCAGGCCGTCGTAGACGATCCAGAGAAGGTAAGCGGCGATGATGGCCCAGTCGATGGCGCTCATAAGCTGCCGAAGTAGCGCCCGAACGCCCACAACGCGAGGACGACCACGAGCTCAACAAGGGCGACGGCGAGGTACGTCCGCCAGCGATCGGCTTCGCCGGCATGTGGCGTCTTGCCGAGGTCTTCGCGAGTGGTGGTCACGGGTGGGTGCTCCGCTGCTGCCGCAATTCGGAATTGGAGCCGTCAGTTTATCAGAAGCGTCCGGCCCGGCCGGATCGCGCGCCCCGAATCCGGCGCGGCGCCGCGCAGCACGGTTGACGCCGGACCGGCCGACTTCCTATAGTCGAAAGCACACTGTCAGGAACATGACCATGAGACGTCTTCTGCTTGCTGGGCTCGTCATCGGAGCCATCGCACTTGCCGGCCTCACCGCACGTGACGCGAACGTGCACGCGCAGAGCCGGCAGCTTTCGATTGTGAGCGCCGACAGCGGACACGTCGCGCTCGGTCTGGCGATCCGGCGCCTTGGGGTCTCCGGCACGTTCATGCAGACGGCCGCGCACCCGGATGACGAACACAACCAGTTGCACGCGCTGCTGGCGCGGGGGATGGGCCTGCGATCGATCATCGTGCAGACCACGCGCGGCGCGGGCGGCCAGAACGAGATCGGGCCGGAGCTCTTTCAGGACATGGCGGTGCTCCGCACGGCGGAACTGCTGGCGGCGCATCGGCTCGACGGCGCGGAGCAGTGGTTTACGCGGGCGATTGACTACGGCTACTCCTTCAGCCCGGACGAGATCTATGCGAAGTGGGGACGGCGCGAAGTCGTCGCCGACTTTGTGCGCCTGATTCGCACGTTGCGTCCCGACGTGGTCGTGACGATGAACATCCAGGGTCGCGGCGGCGATCGTGCGCACGAAGCGACGGCGGTCCTGACCAGGGAGGCGTTCCGCGCGGCTGCCGATCCAACGCAGTTCCCAGAGCAGATCGCGGAGGGTCTGCGCCCGTGGCAGGCGAAGAAGTTGTACTTCAGCGGCGCGGGTGGCCCACCTCCGGGAGCGTCAGTCACGCCGCCGGCCGTTCGGCTGGCCTCAGTGAACGCGGGCGTCTACGATCAGCTTCTCGGTCGCACGTACACAGAGATCGGCGCGGATGCTCGCAGCAGCCACAAGTGCCAGGGCATGGGTCAGTTGTCTCCTCTTCCCGGCGGGGGCGGGGGCGGACGCGGCGCCGGCCCGGGCCGCTACCAGTTGGTCGACTCGACAATCCCAGGACAAACCGACAAGGACGAGACCTCTCTCTTCGACGGGATCGACACGACGCTCGCTGGTCTCGCGCAATACGCCGGGCCGATCCCGCCAGACGCGCTCAAGAACGGGCTGGCGGCCATTGCCGATCAGGCGCGGATCGCCCGAACGGCATTTGACGGCGGCAATGACGCCGCCGCGGCCGCTCCCATCGTGGCGGGACTGTCGGCGCTGCGGGAACTCCGGGCGCAACTCGCGTCGATGGGCCTGAGCGATACGGCGCGGTACGAAATCGATCTGCGTCTGGCGATCAAGGAACAGGACTACCAGGCCGCGGCGCTGGCCGCATACGGCGTCAGTTTCGAAGCCCTCGCCGATGACGGGCTCGTCGTTGGCGGGCAGCCGGTCAAGATCTCGCTGGTCGCCGCCAATCGCGGCGCGTCCGATATCACCGTCGCCGACGTGATGGTCACGGGATTTGACGGTCGCGCGGCCTGCAACGCCGGCCCGGTCAAGATCAACACGGCGTACACCTGCACCGCCGATGTTCAGATCCCGAAGACGGCAAGGCTGACGGCGCCGTACTGGACGGACCAGTACTGGACCGCGCAGCCCCAGAAAGCCGCGCTCGACATCTACGAACCAGATGTGCCGTTTGGCGCACCCTTCCGGCCGACTCCATTCCGCGCGGTATTCCGGCTGAAGCTCGGCGGCGCCGATGTGACCAGGGATGTGCCGGTCCAGTACCGTTACGCCAGGGACGTCTTCGTCGGCGAGAAGCGAATCGAACTCAACGTCGTGCCCGCTTTCTCCGTGAAGATGACCCCGGCAACCGCCGTGGTCCCAACGACCTCTGGCGCTGCCGCGAAGCCGGCGACACGCGAGATCCACGTCTCAGTGACCAATGGCACCAAAAGGGCGGCGCAGGCCACGGTCGCGCTCGAGGTTCCACCAGGGTGGCAGGTCGCTCCCGCACAGGCACCGCTCAATTTCTCCGCCGAAGACGAATCGCTCACCGTTCGCTTTGCCGTGACGGTTCCAGCCGGCATCAAGCCAGGTGACTACAAGATGCAGGGCCTGGTCACGTCGGCGGCGACTGGTTCCGATCGGTTCCTCAGCGGCTATCAGGAAATTGACTACCCTCACATCGAGCGCCGCCAGGTGATCAAGCCCGCCGTCACCTCACTCAAGGTGATGAACGTCCGGGTCGCGCCCAATCTCCGCGTCGGGTACATCATGGGTGTCGGCGATCAGGTGCCGCCCGCGTTGGAGCAGCTCGGGGCCAGGCTGGACTTTATCGAACCCGACGATCTGGCGTGGGGCGACTTGAGTCGGTACGACGTCATCATGACGGGCGTGCGCGCCTACGAACGCCGGAAGGACCTTCGCGCCTACAACCGCCGCCTGCTCGATTTCGCCGAGCGCGGCGGGACGGTCATCGTCCAGTACAACAAGATGGAATTCAATCAGGCCCAGTACGGCCCCTTCCCTGCCCGCGTAAGCTCAGCCCGGGTCACTGACGAGAATGCACCGGTGACGGTGCTCGTGCCGAACCACCCGGTGTTCACCTTTCCGAACACGATCGGCGACCGCACGTGGCAGGGCTGGGTGCAGGAGCGCGGTCTGTATTTCCTTGGCGAGAAGGACGCGAAGTACGTGGACCTCGTGCAGATGGAGGATCCGTTCCCCGACAATCCGGGCATCAAACGCGGCGCGCTGGTCGAAGCGCGAACCGGGAAGGGCCGGTGGCTCTATGTTGGTCTCGGCCTGTGGCGCGAGGTGCCGGCTGGAGTCGAGGGCGCCTATCAACTGCTGGCGAACCTGATCAGCCTCCCGAGAGCGCCGGAGAAAGCTGGGGCCCCGAAGTAACAGCCCTGGTTCCGTCATTCCGGCGCCCGCCGAAATCTTCGTGACGGGCGCGATGAATCGCGCCCCTACGGCCGCCCCATCGGGATCGCAATTCCCTGGCCCCGGGTGCGCCGTTGCTTGCGCCGGACGTGTGATGGGTGAACAATGGGCCAGAAGTCCATGCCGGCCCAAACCCGCCCGAAACACCCTGACTCCCCTGATCTGCCGGCACCGGGCAACTGGCACACGCGATCGGCCGCCGACGTCTTGACCGCTCTTCACACCACCGCAGAGGCCGGGTTGTCTTCGGATGCCGTCGCGCGCCTGGCCGGTGAGCACGGACCAAACGAATTAACGGAGCGTGATCGCAAGAGCGCCTGGCGGATGCTGTGGGAGCAACTGTCCTCGACGATCGTCGCGCTCTTGATCGCGGCAGCCATCGTGTCGGCCGCGCTCGGCGACCTCAAGGACGCGATCGCGATCGCCATCATCGTCGTCCTCAATAGTGTGCTTGGTCTGTTCCACGAACATCGCGCCGAACGCGCCATGGCCATGCTCAAGCGCCTGGCCGTCCCCATCGTCAAGGTGCGCCGGGACAGCCGCGTGCAGGAAGTCCCTTCCCGCGATCTCGTGCCGGGCGACATCGTGCTGCTGGAGGCTGGCAACCTCGTGCCCGCCGACTGCAGGGTGCTCGAAAGCGCCAACCTCCGCCTGCAGGAAGCGGCGCTCACAGGGGAGAGCGAGCCGGTCGAAAAATCCCACGACGCGCTGGCCGGTCCGGATCTGCCCATCGGCGATCGCCTCAACATGGTCTACATGGGCACAAGCGTCGCCTATGGCCGCGGTGTCGTGGTGGTTGCCGAGACCGGCATGCGGACTGAACTCGGGCGCATCGCCGATCTGATTCAGTCCGTCGATCGCGAGCCCACGCCGCTTCAGCGGCGCCTCGACCAGCTTGGGCGGGTGCTGGCGGGGCTGGCGGTCGCACTGGTCGGCGTCATCTTCGCGAGCGGCCTGCTCCGCGGTGAACCATTGGAGCTTATGTTCCTCACGGCTGTGAGCATGGCCGTAGCGGCCGTGCCCGAAGGGCTCCCGGCCGTCGTGACGATCGCCCTGGCGCTCGGAGCGCAGCGGATGCTGAAGCGCAAGGTGGTCATCCGCAAACTGCTCGCGGTCGAAACGCTCGGATCCGTGACGGTCATCTGCTCGGACAAGACCGGCACGCTCACCGAGAACCGGATGACCGTTACGGTGCTCGACGTGGCGGGGCGGCGGCTCGACGTCGCCGAGACACTGCATGGCGCGGCACCGGCCGGTGACCTCGAACCCGGACGCGCGGCGGTGCCTGACGACGACAGCGGGCTGACCGTGCTGCTGACGGGCGCAGCGCTCTGCAACGACGCGGTGCTCGTGCCACAAGCCGATCAGCCTGCGCACTTCCACACGATTGGCGACCCCACGGAGGGCGCGCTGGTCGTGGCGGCCGCCCGCTTCCGCCTCGGCAAACCCCAACTGGACCTGTTGTTTCCGCGAGTAGCCGAGGCACCGTTCAGCTCTGACCGCAAGCGGATGACAACGATTCACGAGATGCCGCAAACACCGGCTGGCGCGGCTCCGGGTCTGGAACCCTTATGGTCCTGCGGCCATGTCCTGGCCCCGCGCCGCTGGATTGCCTTTACTAAAGGCGCCGTCGAGCCGCTGCTGCAGGTGTCCTCGTCCATCTGGGTGAACAGCGAGGTCCGGCCGATTGACGAGGGATGGCGAGCCCGGGTGATGCGCGGACACGACGCGCTGGCGCACGACGGCATGCGGATGCTCGGCGTCGCGTTTCGCATCCTGACCGAGCCGGCGGTGGACGATCCGTCGAGTGCGGAACGGGACCTCGTGTTCGTTGGCCTCGCGGGAATG harbors:
- the malQ gene encoding 4-alpha-glucanotransferase, producing the protein MTGGRSRTGRLAGLLVPLSSCPSTHSWGIGEFPDVPALAGWMRDAGLRLLQLLPLNEMAAGQSSPYSATSALALDPIFIAVPAVADFDVLGGEQALDAASRDMLADVKAATRVDYSHVRAIKSGALRAAFERFRVEEWARDSARAADLRRFADEQRWWLDDHALYRALQYVAGGKEWQAWPAGIRDRDPEALVRARRDLDQEILFRQYLQWIAHDQWQSARAAVRDIRVFGDFPFGVSADSADVWAHQDLFSFDGTIGAPPDAFSDEGQNWRLPMYRWDVMAARRYEWFAARARRAADLFDGYRVDHVVGLFRTWMFPPDDRPPHFLPSAEADQILQGQAVLQVLMAGGADVVAEDLGTIPDFVRAALRTLNIPGYRVLRWEREWLAPGRPFRDPCNYPACSVATSGTHDTDTLAAWWNRLDTDVRTAVLTATGATASDAGAGFGPALRDQLLEALYASGSDLLVLPIQDVFGWTNRINVPAVIDAVNWTWKLPWAVDRFTTQPEAEARAETLRTWGARHGRLP
- a CDS encoding pyridoxal phosphate-dependent aminotransferase, whose translation is MFSSRLSSDLAPNRLSAAITRLRSADVEIDDLTESNPTVVGLTYPARLLDSLAAPAALSYHPQAFGRPAARQAVVDDYRRRGFAISRDRVVLTASTSEAYSLLFKLLCDPGDEVLVPVPSYPLFQYLASLDAVEARPYRLDFHGRWAYDVDAIKRATTPRTRAVVIVSPNNPTGSYLSRYDLAPLAAHCRAHDIAIIGDEVFAEYVLDVELPRVSSVLAQREALTFGLGGLSKSLGLPQLKLGWMVVNGPDALVKAALERLELICDTYLSVSTPVQEALPTLLVEGASIRSQIRDRITRNYRSVMTLSGSCPSVGVLASEGGWYAVMQVPAMQSEESLVLRILEHDHVLVHPGYFFDFPREAFLIISLLPPPDVFDRAIARVLARVEASE
- a CDS encoding sodium:solute symporter, producing MSAIDWAIIAAYLLWIVYDGLKRTKSADQVEGYFLANRSLPWWAAGLSVMATQMSAITLVGTTGQAYADGMRFVQFYFGLPIAMIILSVTIVPFFYRAHVYTAYEYLERRFDAKTRALASLLFLASRSMSTGVIISAPAVILSIVLGWNLYLTVLAIGVPTALYTMFGGVQAVAWTDVKQMVVVISGVLAAVVALIIGLPHDVSLGEAMHIAGSVGRLRTIDFSFTLHEQYTFWSGTIAGLFLMLSYFGCDQSQVQRYLTAKSVDEARSSLMISAYVKIPLQALILMVGVLVFVFYLFNQPPMLFNPVFKAKVAASPRAAEYAQLDQDFTAAFNVRRQAAMSLAEGERSGDRARADEASRAFVASEARVKDTRAKAAALVKDVTGDAKYNDVNYVFPTFVTTRLPVGLVGLIIAAIFAAAMSASAGEMNALATATVIDVYRRHIRKTAPDAHYLLVSKLATGFWGLVACTVAIYAASLGSLIEVVNRFGSFFYGSLLGVFILAIGIRRATSRGAFWGLIAGMAAVAAVANFTTIAFLWHNVVGAVVVVVVGTLLSLTEPQPVRQA
- a CDS encoding PIG-L family deacetylase; the encoded protein is MRRLLLAGLVIGAIALAGLTARDANVHAQSRQLSIVSADSGHVALGLAIRRLGVSGTFMQTAAHPDDEHNQLHALLARGMGLRSIIVQTTRGAGGQNEIGPELFQDMAVLRTAELLAAHRLDGAEQWFTRAIDYGYSFSPDEIYAKWGRREVVADFVRLIRTLRPDVVVTMNIQGRGGDRAHEATAVLTREAFRAAADPTQFPEQIAEGLRPWQAKKLYFSGAGGPPPGASVTPPAVRLASVNAGVYDQLLGRTYTEIGADARSSHKCQGMGQLSPLPGGGGGGRGAGPGRYQLVDSTIPGQTDKDETSLFDGIDTTLAGLAQYAGPIPPDALKNGLAAIADQARIARTAFDGGNDAAAAAPIVAGLSALRELRAQLASMGLSDTARYEIDLRLAIKEQDYQAAALAAYGVSFEALADDGLVVGGQPVKISLVAANRGASDITVADVMVTGFDGRAACNAGPVKINTAYTCTADVQIPKTARLTAPYWTDQYWTAQPQKAALDIYEPDVPFGAPFRPTPFRAVFRLKLGGADVTRDVPVQYRYARDVFVGEKRIELNVVPAFSVKMTPATAVVPTTSGAAAKPATREIHVSVTNGTKRAAQATVALEVPPGWQVAPAQAPLNFSAEDESLTVRFAVTVPAGIKPGDYKMQGLVTSAATGSDRFLSGYQEIDYPHIERRQVIKPAVTSLKVMNVRVAPNLRVGYIMGVGDQVPPALEQLGARLDFIEPDDLAWGDLSRYDVIMTGVRAYERRKDLRAYNRRLLDFAERGGTVIVQYNKMEFNQAQYGPFPARVSSARVTDENAPVTVLVPNHPVFTFPNTIGDRTWQGWVQERGLYFLGEKDAKYVDLVQMEDPFPDNPGIKRGALVEARTGKGRWLYVGLGLWREVPAGVEGAYQLLANLISLPRAPEKAGAPK
- a CDS encoding cation-translocating P-type ATPase, translating into MPAQTRPKHPDSPDLPAPGNWHTRSAADVLTALHTTAEAGLSSDAVARLAGEHGPNELTERDRKSAWRMLWEQLSSTIVALLIAAAIVSAALGDLKDAIAIAIIVVLNSVLGLFHEHRAERAMAMLKRLAVPIVKVRRDSRVQEVPSRDLVPGDIVLLEAGNLVPADCRVLESANLRLQEAALTGESEPVEKSHDALAGPDLPIGDRLNMVYMGTSVAYGRGVVVVAETGMRTELGRIADLIQSVDREPTPLQRRLDQLGRVLAGLAVALVGVIFASGLLRGEPLELMFLTAVSMAVAAVPEGLPAVVTIALALGAQRMLKRKVVIRKLLAVETLGSVTVICSDKTGTLTENRMTVTVLDVAGRRLDVAETLHGAAPAGDLEPGRAAVPDDDSGLTVLLTGAALCNDAVLVPQADQPAHFHTIGDPTEGALVVAAARFRLGKPQLDLLFPRVAEAPFSSDRKRMTTIHEMPQTPAGAAPGLEPLWSCGHVLAPRRWIAFTKGAVEPLLQVSSSIWVNSEVRPIDEGWRARVMRGHDALAHDGMRMLGVAFRILTEPAVDDPSSAERDLVFVGLAGMNDPPRPEVKDAVATCRLAGIRPVMITGDHPLTARYIAAQLGIDGHDAVVVTGQDLARLSDDELQTIVGETTVFARVSPEHKLRIVQALQAQGEVVAMTGDGVNDAPALRRADIGVAMGITGTEVSKEAADMVLSDDNFATIVSAVEEGRVIYDNIRKFIKYLLTSNTGELWVMLLAPLLGMPLPLLPLQILWINLVTDGLPALALSVEPAEAHTMRRAPVSPTENILGRGLLWQIAWGGLVVGLTPLAMGYYFFSIGDSGWQTMVFTTLTLSQLAYVLAVRSSRDSFFRIGALTNTPLALTVVFTFMLQVMVTYVPFWQDLLKTHPLTPGDLGVSLAVATLPFWAEELYKWIRRRRLR